One Solanum pennellii chromosome 10, SPENNV200 genomic region harbors:
- the LOC107032215 gene encoding TPR repeat-containing thioredoxin TTL4-like isoform X2 has product MSKQRSNDIEMIAEIYGYGSIMPFGAMQRTNAEELNTQENEIKGLGQVENARKGQKPDEAKLQAVEEHMSKCADARRSKNWMTMRKAAEATTCEADASPKLFACRAEAHLKLYQLKDAELWIRKARTYELSATECRSKIFGMLSEAYILFVQAQIDSSLGKFDDACIAIERAAQIDIQSAEITGKLKNMRLVDKARTHGNEHFNSKRYGQACRVYGEGLFLDSSNSVLYHNRANCWFKLGEWEESRADSIRALLIRPQYTKALYRKAASSIKLERWADAVRDYEFLRQQLPSNKVVAENLSHARAELRKSRRKGNFMVELVSDLDKFRAAIASGQSVVYFDELSNPESTWMSYIMDTLNAKYPLVTFLEVDVKQSPAIATAEKIKVAPRFKLYNNGSRVAETVVLTPDLLELLIKNTLVLPPRWFGNLL; this is encoded by the exons atgtcGAAGCAGAGAAGCAATGACATTGAGATGATAGCCGAGATTTACGGCTATGGAAGCATAATGCCTTTTGGTGCAATGCAGAGAACCAATGCGGAGGAGTTGAATACACAAGAGAATGAGATCAAGGG TTTAGGACAGGTTGAAAATGCAAGGAAGGGTCAGAAACCAGATGAAGCCAAGTTGCAGGCAGTGGAGGAACACATGAGCAAATGCGCTGACGCCCGGAGATCTAAAAATTGGATGACCATGAGAAAAGCTGCGGAAGCAACTACTTGTGAAGCTGATGCATCTCCTAAG CTATTCGCATGTCGAGCGGAAGCTCATTTGAAGCTGTACCAATTAAAGGATGCTGAATTGTGGATTCGTAAAGCTAGGACGTATGAGCTATCTGCCACAGAATGCCGGTCAAAAATTTTTGGAATGCTCTCTGAAGCATACATATTATTTGTCCAAGCTCAGATTGACAGCAGTCTTGGAAA GTTTGATGATGCGTGTATTGCCATTGAAAGAGCTGCACAAATTGATATTCAAAGTGCTGAAATTACTGGTAAACTCAAAAACATGAGGCTGGTGGATAAAGCTCGTACTCATGGCAACGAGCATTTCAATTCTAAAAGATATGGACAAGCTTGTAGGGTTTATGGGGAAGGGCTCTTTCTTGATTCTTCAAATTCAGTTCTCTACCACAATAGAGCAAATTGCTGGTTTAAGCTTGGAGAGTGGGAAGAATCTCGGGCTGATAGCATTCGCGCTCTCCTTATCCGGCCACAATATACTAAAGCTCTTTATCGAAAAGCTGCCTCAAGTATCAAG CTGGAAAGATGGGCTGATGCTGTGAGAGATTATGAGTTTCTGCGGCAGCAACTTCCAAGTAACAAAGTGGTTGCTGAAAATTTATCCCATGCCCGAGCTGAATTAAGGAAGTCACGCAGAAAAGGTAATTTCATGGTGGAGTTGGTTTCAGATCTTGACAAGTTCCGGGCTGCGATTGCATCTG GTCAATCTGTggtctattttgatgaattatccAACCCAGAAAGCACGTGGATGTCCTACATCATGGATACCTTGAACGCCAAATATCCTTTAGTAACTTTTCTCGAG GTGGACGTGAAACAGAGTCCAGCGATCGCTACAGCAGAGAAAATTAAAGTAGCACCTAGGTTTAAGCTTTACAACAATGGCAGTCGTGTGGCGGAAACGGTTGTGCTAACTCCAGATTTGTTGGAGTTATTGATTAAGAACACCCTCGTACTCCCCCCCAGATGGTTTGGTAATCTTTTATAG
- the LOC107032215 gene encoding TPR repeat-containing thioredoxin TTL4-like isoform X1 → MSKQRSNDIEMIAEIYGYGSIMPFGAMQRTNAEELNTQENEIKGLGQVENARKGQKPDEAKLQAVEEHMSKCADARRSKNWMTMRKAAEATTCEADASPKLFACRAEAHLKLYQLKDAELWIRKARTYELSATECRSKIFGMLSEAYILFVQAQIDSSLGKFDDACIAIERAAQIDIQSAEITGKLKNMRLVDKARTHGNEHFNSKRYGQACRVYGEGLFLDSSNSVLYHNRANCWFKLGEWEESRADSIRALLIRPQYTKALYRKAASSIKLERWADAVRDYEFLRQQLPSNKVVAENLSHARAELRKSRRKGNFMVELVSDLDKFRAAIASGQSVVYFDELSNPESTWMSYIMDTLNAKYPLVTFLEVDVKQSPAIATAEKIKVAPRFKLYNNGSRVAETVVLTPDLLELLIKNTLVLPPRWFGVRTGGW, encoded by the exons atgtcGAAGCAGAGAAGCAATGACATTGAGATGATAGCCGAGATTTACGGCTATGGAAGCATAATGCCTTTTGGTGCAATGCAGAGAACCAATGCGGAGGAGTTGAATACACAAGAGAATGAGATCAAGGG TTTAGGACAGGTTGAAAATGCAAGGAAGGGTCAGAAACCAGATGAAGCCAAGTTGCAGGCAGTGGAGGAACACATGAGCAAATGCGCTGACGCCCGGAGATCTAAAAATTGGATGACCATGAGAAAAGCTGCGGAAGCAACTACTTGTGAAGCTGATGCATCTCCTAAG CTATTCGCATGTCGAGCGGAAGCTCATTTGAAGCTGTACCAATTAAAGGATGCTGAATTGTGGATTCGTAAAGCTAGGACGTATGAGCTATCTGCCACAGAATGCCGGTCAAAAATTTTTGGAATGCTCTCTGAAGCATACATATTATTTGTCCAAGCTCAGATTGACAGCAGTCTTGGAAA GTTTGATGATGCGTGTATTGCCATTGAAAGAGCTGCACAAATTGATATTCAAAGTGCTGAAATTACTGGTAAACTCAAAAACATGAGGCTGGTGGATAAAGCTCGTACTCATGGCAACGAGCATTTCAATTCTAAAAGATATGGACAAGCTTGTAGGGTTTATGGGGAAGGGCTCTTTCTTGATTCTTCAAATTCAGTTCTCTACCACAATAGAGCAAATTGCTGGTTTAAGCTTGGAGAGTGGGAAGAATCTCGGGCTGATAGCATTCGCGCTCTCCTTATCCGGCCACAATATACTAAAGCTCTTTATCGAAAAGCTGCCTCAAGTATCAAG CTGGAAAGATGGGCTGATGCTGTGAGAGATTATGAGTTTCTGCGGCAGCAACTTCCAAGTAACAAAGTGGTTGCTGAAAATTTATCCCATGCCCGAGCTGAATTAAGGAAGTCACGCAGAAAAGGTAATTTCATGGTGGAGTTGGTTTCAGATCTTGACAAGTTCCGGGCTGCGATTGCATCTG GTCAATCTGTggtctattttgatgaattatccAACCCAGAAAGCACGTGGATGTCCTACATCATGGATACCTTGAACGCCAAATATCCTTTAGTAACTTTTCTCGAG GTGGACGTGAAACAGAGTCCAGCGATCGCTACAGCAGAGAAAATTAAAGTAGCACCTAGGTTTAAGCTTTACAACAATGGCAGTCGTGTGGCGGAAACGGTTGTGCTAACTCCAGATTTGTTGGAGTTATTGATTAAGAACACCCTCGTACTCCCCCCCAGATGGTTTG GTGTACGCACAGGTGGATGGTAG